One Tenrec ecaudatus isolate mTenEca1 chromosome 12, mTenEca1.hap1, whole genome shotgun sequence DNA segment encodes these proteins:
- the LOC142422251 gene encoding uncharacterized protein LOC142422251 — MATRRLPKLQVSASGGTEEVGNLLENQFSAGDANLEDKERALYADASPPEKTRLLHFPDGSEVETPEKSPPGVLPKVADSEASLSNGSAPESAPLEDAAGPGEEEEGPPESSALPLDGAEGAAGSGLSMEEAGSGVPEEAAGSGEMEVELVSETDGERSTGPAQESGVPGEEPEVPGEDQEVLIGVREVEPGEEEADADPEASYYDNAESKDLHLRELSPSAESKEAQLSQEDRPREGLPVQGPSEASSEEESSIEHGGEEEGMTSEESKENSGDGASSEETGAADSEEARESQEAAESTNPGEKGVQSSTEELSTGSKGIEAQDPEEGQQDYYPQNSGAHHSCLIVA, encoded by the exons AACTGCAAGTCTCTGCCTCGGGTGGCACAGAAGAGGTTGGCAATTTGTTGGAGAATCAGTTCTCTGCTGGAGACGCGAATCTAGAGGACAAGGAGAGGGCACTTTACGCAGATGCAAGCCCTCCAGAGAAGACCCGGCTCCTCCATTTtccagatggcagtgaggtggagaCCCCAGAGAAGTCCCCGCCAGGGGTCCTTCCCAAGGTTGCTGACTCCGAAGCTAGCCTGTCCAACGGCTCAGCTCCTGAGTCTGCCCCGctggaggatgctgcaggacctggggaggaggaagagggcccTCCTGAATCCAGTGCCCTTCCTCTGGACGGGGCAGAGGGGGCGGCCGGGAGCGGGCTCTCCATGGAGGAAGCAGGCAGCGGGGTCCCCGAGGAGGCTGCGGGCAGCGGAGAGATGGAGGTAGAGCTCGTCTCAGAGACAGATGGTGAACGGAGCACAGGCCCTGCTCAGGAATCGGGAGTGCCGGGTGAGGAGCCCGAAGTGCCTGGGGAGGATCAGGAAGTGCTCATCGGAGTTCGGGAAGTTGAGCCTGGGGAAGAAGAGGCTGATGCTGACCCAGAAGCTAGCTACTACGACAACGCTGAGTCGAAGGACCTCCACCTCCGGGAGCTCAGCCCCAGCGCAGAGTCCAAGGAAGCACAGCTCTCTCAAGAGGACCGTCCCCGAGAGGGGTTGCCTGTGCAGGGCCCCAGCGAAGCCTCTTCTGAAGAAGAGAGTAGCATTGAACATGGAGGAGAAGAAGAGGGAATGACATCCGAAGAATCCAAAGAGAACAGTGGTGATGGGGCTAGTTCAGAAGAAACAGGGGCTGCGGACTCTGAGGAAGCCAGGGAAAGCCAGGAAGCAGCAGAAAGCACGAACCCAGGAGAGAAGGGAGTGCAGTCGAGCACAGAGGAATTGAGTACAGGGTCCAAGGGCATCGAGGCACAAGATCCAGAAGAGGGCCAGCAGG ACTACTACCCCCAGAACTCTGGTGCCCACCACTCGTGCCTCATTGTGGCGTAG